Proteins encoded together in one Sylvia atricapilla isolate bSylAtr1 chromosome 2, bSylAtr1.pri, whole genome shotgun sequence window:
- the SOWAHC gene encoding ankyrin repeat domain-containing protein SOWAHC, with protein MAEPAELQQDSVVRFLAARGGRARNAELLEHFRDWLNPAEPSRRAAARHRFKELVNAVATVRQEPGTGVKYVHLRRRYCDPEPLAAAPLTTGEREPAAENSAKQPSPPPSPRAGAEETPPATGEDAGSRPQPPGQRGEPPRPSPAVAGGQRRGSRRGPPPRRGEGGGSSEETAIAAGPGRPPAADEAGAAEGAPGAAAQGGGRRSLREAARGSSPQLKRGALPGGGRGRDSDSASVASSSAEEEGSTTGSVALDPLEHAWMLSASDGRWESLEGLLSCEPALLCKRDFITGFTVLHWAAKHGRQELLATLVNFARRHGLPVDINARTSGGHTALHIAAMHGHAEVVKLLVGAYDADVDIRDYSGRKAAQYLHQGTSGDMRNLVGALEEEEEEEEGNAGNGSGRWRLSKVLPSNLMNYRLSHHHHGTGEEAEGTDGAAVPGKGKEMSRKASGSGRMKPRLNKIRFRTQIIHNTPSFRGDTEEEEHEEKSLKSSFKLRPKSNVFG; from the coding sequence ATGGCGGAGCCGgcggagctgcagcaggactcAGTGGTGCGGTTCctggcggcgcggggcgggcgggcgcgcAACGCGGAGCTGCTGGAGCATTTCCGGGACTGGCTGAACCCCGCGGAGCCctcccgccgcgccgccgcccggcACCGCTTCAAGGAGCTGGTCAACGCAGTGGCCACCGTGCGCCAGGAGCCCGGCACCGGCGTCAAGTACGTGCACCTCCGCCGCCGGTACTGCGACCCCGAGCCCCTCGCCGCCGCCCCCTTGACCACCGGGGAGCGGGAGCCGGCGGCGGAGAACAGCGCGAAGCAGCCGAGCCCGCCGCCCTCGCCACGGGCAGGCGCTGAGGAGACGCCGCCGGCAACAGGCGAGGATGCCGGCagccgcccgcagcccccggggcAGAGGGGCGAGCCGCCCCGGCCGAGCCCGGCGGTGGCTGGAGGCCAGCGGAGGGGCTCCCGGCGGGGGCCGCCGCCCAGGCGCGGCGAaggcggcggcagcagcgagGAAACCGCGATagcggcgggcccggggcggccCCCGGCGGCGGACGAGGCGGGGGCGGCGGAGGGAGcccccggggcggcggcgcaGGGCGGTGGCCGCCGGAGCCTGCGGGAGGCGGCGCGGGGCAGCTCCCCTCAGCTGAAGCGCGGCGCCCTCCCCGGCGGGGGCCGCGGCCGCGACTCGGACAGCGCCTCGGTGGCCTCGTCCTCCGCCGAGGAGGAAGGGAGTACCACCGGCTCCGTGGCCCTGGACCCCCTGGAGCACGCCTGGATGCTGTCGGCCTCGGACGGGCGGTGGGAGAGCCTGGAGGGGCTGCTGAGCTGCGAGCCGGCGCTGCTCTGCAAGCGGGACTTCATCACCGGCTTCACGGTGTTGCACTGGGCCGCCAAGCACGGgcggcaggagctgctggccacGCTGGTCAACTTCGCCCGGCGGCACGGGCTGCCCGTGGACATCAACGCCCGCACGAGCGGCGGGCACACGGCGCTGCACATCGCCGCCATGCACGGCCACGCCGAGGTGGTGAAGCTGCTGGTGGGAGCCTACGACGCCGACGTGGACATCCGCGACTACAGCGGGCGCAAGGCTGCGCAGTACCTGCACCAGGGCACCTCGGGGGACATGCGGAACCTCGTGGGggccctggaggaggaggaggaggaggaggaagggaatgCTGGCAATGGGAGCGGGCGTTGGAGGCTCTCCAAGGTGTTGCCATCTAATCTCATGAACTACCGGCTCTCCCACCACCATCACGGCACTGGGGAGGAGGCTGAAGGTACCGATGGCGCAGCGGTGCCGGGCAAAGGCAAGGAGATGAGCAGGAAAGCCTCTGGCAGCGGACGGATGAAGCCTCGGCTTAATAAGATCCGCTTCAGGACTCAGATCATCCACAACACGCCCTCCTTTCGTGGTGACACTGAGGAGGAAGAGCATGAGGAGAAGTCCCTGAAATCATCATTCAAGCTCAGGCCAAAGTCCAATGTGTTTGGATAA